A stretch of DNA from Pyramidobacter porci:
TGGGACACAGCGCCGTGGTGCGCCAGGCGGAGGTGCGCGGCAAGAATTATTATCGCGTGATCGTGGCCGGCGGCCGCGACCGTGCGGTGGCCGACGAGATCGCGAAGGACATCAAGGCGGCGGGGCATCCGGTTCTGGTACGACAGAATCAGTGAGCGGCAAGATCATGCTTCCGAAAAAACTGCTGATCATCACGGGGCTGTCCGGCAGCGGAAAAAGCAGCGTGCTGCATCTTCTGGAAGATCAGGGCTTTTTTACGGTCGACAACATTCCCGTCGGCATGCTTCCGGAGCTGATCGGGATCCTGTCTCAGCATCCCAAGGCGCTGGAAAACGGCGTGGCGGCCGTGATCGACGTGCGCAGCCTCGATCTGCCCGACTGTCTGCCGCGCGTGCTCGACGATCTGAAGCGGAAGGGCGTCGACGTCCAGATTCTCTTTCTCGAAGCGTCGGAGGATGTGTTGCTGCGCCGCTACAGTTTGACGCGCCGGCGTCATCCGCTGGGCTTCATGAACTCCCTGCTGGAAGGGATCGGCCTTGAGCGCAAACAATTGGCGCAGTTCCGTCGCATCGCCGACCGTATCATCGATACTTCCGCGCTGTCGAGCGCCCAGCTTCGCGCCGAGATCTTCTCGATCCTGGCGCGCAATCCGGCCGGACTGCAGGTGACGGTCAGCTCGTTTGGCTTCAAGTACGGCGTGGCGCTTGACGCTGATTTTATGCTGGACGTGCGTTTTCTCGTCAATCCTTATTACGTGGAGACGCTGAAACATCTCTCGGGACGTGACGAACCGGTACAAAAGTACATCTACAGCGATCCGATGGCCAGCTCGTTTTTGCACCAGAGTCTGGAGCTTTTTGAGAGCATCATTCCCGTGTACCATTTCAGCGGCAAAAACTATTTGCAGATCGCCATCGGCTGCACAGGCGGCCGTCATCGCTCTGTTTTTGCGGCTGAATGGCTGAGTGAGCGATTGGGACGGATCGACGGCGTGGAGTGCCGTATCAAGCATCGTGACCTCGAACGGGACGAGCGGGGAGGGCGGAAATCATGACGCTTTTGTTCGCCGTGGCGCTGATTTTTGTCGGCGGCTGTCTGGCCGGCGGCGTGACCGTATCTCTGCTGTTCCGCAACAGCCGCCGTGTGCGAAGCTTCATATCGAAAAGAACAAACGAACGGGAAGCGGCGGCGGCGGCCGTACAGCTCCGTCTCGCAGGAGGACCCCATTTTGTGGCAGTCGGCGGCGGGACGGGGCTTTCTTCTCTTTTGAAGGGGCTGAAGGGCTATACGCGCAACATCGTCGCCCTGGTCACGGTGACCGACGAAGGGGGCAGTTCCGGGCGTCTGGTGCGTGACTGGGGCATGCTGCCTCCCGGCGACATCCGTAATTGTCTGGTCGCTTTGAGCGAAAACGACGATCAGCTGCGGGCCTTCATGAACTTCCGCTTCGGCCAGGGCGATCTGAAAGGGCACAGTCTCGGCAATTTGATTTTGTTGGCGGCGACGGAGCAGTCGGGCGATTTCAAAAACGCCGTGGAGCTCGTCAACAGTTTGCTGGCGATTCGCGGTCGGGTGCTGCCGATCACGACGGAAAACGTCACGCTCGTCGCCGAGACGAACGACGGAACGACGCTGCGCGGCGAGCTGGCGGTGGCGGAACGCGGCCGCGACATTCGCCGTATCCGCCTCGAGCCTTCGGGCGTGAAGCCGGTGCGCGAGGCGTTTTCGCTCCTTCATCATGCCGATATGGTCATTCTGGGGCCGGGCAGCCTTTTTACGAGTGTCATCCCCAACCTGCTGGTGGAGGACTTTACCGCCGCGCTGCGCACATCGAAGCGCCCCGTCGTTTACGTTGCCAATCTGATGACTCAGCCGGGGGAAACCAGCGGCATGACGCAGCTCAACCACGTTCAGTGGGTCGCCAAAGCGCTGGGGCGTTATCCCGACGCGGTGGTTCTCAGCGAAGACGTCATTCCCGAACCGCTTCGGGAAAAGTACCACGCTCAAGGAGCGGAACCTTTGTCGCTGGGGCGGCAGGACGAAGAGTTTTTGATCTCGAAGGGCTGTCAGGTTTTCCGCGCCTCGCTGCTTCAGATTCAGGAGAGCGGCGTCGTGCGCCATCACAGCGCCCGCCTGGCGGAAGCGTTGATGCGGATCAACCGCAAACTGAACGACGGGTACGAGTTATGAAGATCAGCACCGAGCAGTGGGACGAATGGTTTCTGGCTCCCGTGACCGACGCTGTTTCCGCGGAATCCGAGCTGTCCGGGATCGTTGCCTGCATGAACAAACAGATCGTCGGAACCGAGGTGCGTATCTCGTCATCGCGGCTGTGGGTCTACCGCCGTTTCCGCCGTCTTTGGCCGTGTGTGCGTTGGAACGGCGAAGCGAACCTGAGCGAGATCCTGCGCGTGCAGGATCGGAAAGTGGCGATCGTTTTGCCGCAGTCTCTTTATGGGACGATTCTTGCGAAACGTCGCCGCCGCGATTTCATCCGCTGGGCCTGGGCGCGCGGCGTTTTCGGCTGCGCGGGGAGCGTTTACAATCCCAAGAGGGGATATTACTGCATCATGCGTTTTCACGATGCGTCGCTGGCGCGCAATATGAGCGAACTGCTGAAGGGCAGCGAAATCACCTTCTCGGTGCGGGATAAGGAGAACGTGCGCGAGCTGACGATCCGCGACCTTCAGCAGATCATGCGCTTCTGCTATTTTGTGAGCATGTCGGCTTTGGCGCAAAACCTTGAGAAGCGTTCGATAATGCGCGGCAGCCGCGACCTGGCCAATAAGCAGGCCAACTGCGACAGCGCCAATATTCGCCGCAGCGTGGCAACTTCCCGCCAGCACGTGGCGGTGATCGATTTTCTGCGTCGGCTTGACGTGAAACTGATTCCCGAAAAGCTGATCCCCCTGGCCCGGGCACGGCTCGAGAATCCGGAAGCGACGCTGTCCGACCTTGGCGATCTGCTTCGCCCGCAGGTGAGCAAGAGCACCGTGAAATACCGCCTGAAAAAATTGCTCGCGATCGCGGAAGAGGCCGGTTTTGATTCGTCAAAGCAGCCCTGACGTGAAAGTTATCGGCGCAAATCTTGACAGCCGGCTGTTTTGCGCTTAATCTAAACATACGGTATGATGCCGCTTGCGAAGGCCGTCTTCCCCGGCGAAAACGGCTAATAATTCTTAGGAGGCTGCTGCTATGAGCAAAGTTCGAGTTGCAATCAGTGGTTTTGGCAGAATTGGCCGTCTTGTTCTTCGTGCGATGTCGGAGTACGACAAAAAAGGACTTTTCGAAGTCGTCGCCGTTACGAGACACAGCGCGTCAGCCGACCAGATGGCGTATCTTTTCAAGTACGATTCCGTGCACGGCCGCTTCAACGGCACGGTGGGCGCCGAAAGTGATTCCATCGTCGTCGACGGCCGGAAGATCCTCTGCGTCAAGCCCGAGAACGACGTTTATCCCTGGAAGGAACTGGGGGTCGACCTGGTCATCGAGGCCACCGGCAAGAACGTCACCGCCGAAAAAGCAGGCGCGCATATCGCTTGCGGCGCCAAAAAGGTCGTCATCACCGCGCCGGGAAAGGGCGACGGCGTGGCGACGTTCGTCATGGGCGTCAACGAGGAAAAGTACGATCCCGCCAAGGACCACATCGTTTCCAACGCGTCCTGCACCACCAACTGCCTGGCGCCGATCGCCAAGATCCTCAACGACGCGTTCGGCATCGAAAAGGGATTGATGACGACCGTCCATTCTTACACGGGCGACCAGAACCTGGTCGACAAGTCCCACAAGAAGAGCAACTACCGCGCCCGCGCGGCGGCCTGTTCCATGGTCCCCACCACGACCGGCGCCGCCAAGGCCGTGGCGCTCGTCATTCCGGCCCTGAAAGGAAAGCTGAGCGGCATGGCGCTGCGCGTGCCCACGCCCGACGTCTCCATCGTCGATCTGACCTTCGTCCCCGGCCGCGCGGTGACGGCCGACGAAGTGAACGCAGCCGTGAAAAAGGCGGCTGAAGGCGCGCTGGCTCCCTACGTGGGTTACGTCACCGACGAGTGCGTGTCAGCCGACTTCATTCACGACGACCGCTCCAGCATTTTCGCGCCCGATCAGACTATCGAGATGAACGGACTCGTCAAAGTCTTCGCCTGGTACGACAACGAGTGGGGCTATTCCTGCCGCTGCGTCGACCTGGTCAACTACGTGATCTCCAAGGGGCTGTAAAATGCTGAGGCTGCGCGGAATCTCCGAAGCGCCCCTGGAGGGCAAAAAAGTTCTGGTCCGCGTCGATTTCAACGTGCCGTTCAAAGACGGCAAAGTCAAGGACAATTCCCGCATCGTCGCGCATAAAAAGACCATCGACGCGCTGCTGGCCGGCGGCGCGCGGGTGACGATGGTTTCGCACTTCGGGCGTCCCAAAGGGCAGGTCGTGCCGGAGATGTCGCTGGGACAGATCCGCGAAGACGCGGAAAAGGGGCTGGGGCATCCGGTGCGTTTCGTTCCCGAGTGCGTCGGCCCGGAGGTCGAAGCGGCCGTCGCGGCGCAGAAGCCCGGCGATTTGCTGCTGCTGGAGAACTCTCGCTTTCACGCCGAGGAGCAGAAGAACGATCCCGAGTTCAGCAAGCTGCTGGCAAAACCGTTCGATCTGTTCGTCATGGACGCTTTCAGCGCTTCGCACCGCGGCGACTGCACCACCGAAGGCGTCGCTCACGTGCTGCCCGCCTACGCCGGCTTTTTGATCGCCCGCGAAGTGGAAGCGCTCGAGCGCGTCAAATCCGATCCGGAAAAACCGTATGTGCTGGTGCTGGGCGGCGCCAAAGTTTCCGACAAGATCGGCGTGATCGAACACATGCTCGACACAGCCGACACGATCCTGATCGGCGGCGGCATGGCCTTTACCTTCTTGTCCGTGCGGGGCGGAACGATCGGCACATCGCTGTACGACGCCGAGCATGTGGATTTTGCCAAAGACGTGCTGGCGCGCGCCGCGGCGAAGGGCGTGAAGATTTTGCTGCCGACGGACGTGATCGCCGCCGCGGAGATCGGCGACGAGGTTCAGTGTTCCGTGGTTCCCGCGTCGTCAGTCCCCGACGGTCTGATGGGACTGGACATCGGCCCGGAAACAGCCACAGCGTTTGCGGCTGAAATAGCGAAAGCCAGGACGGTGCTCTGGAACGGTCCCATGGGCGTGTTCGAGAACAAACCGTTCGCCGCCGGCAGCCGCGCCGTGGCGGAGGCGCTGGCGGCGGCCACCGCCAAGGGCGCGTTCACCGTAGTCGGCGGCGGCGACACTGCTTCGGCCGTGAAAAAATTCGGCCTCAAAGACGCGATGTCTCACGTGTCCACCGGCGGCGGCGCCAGCCTCGAATACTGCGAGGGCAAAAGCCTGCCCGGCATCGCCGCGCTTGAAATGAAGTAGCCGAGAGAGTAAAATCGCCCCGGAGAAACGTTCTCCGGGGCGATTTTTGTATATGGGGGAAGCGCAACGATGGATCTGAGTTCATGCGACCTGTGCCCGCGCCGCTGCGGAGCGAACCGGCGGGCCGGGCAAAAAGGCTGGTGCGGCGCCGGCGAACTGGCGCGCGTCGCGCTGGTGTCGCTGCACCGCTGGGAAGAACCCTGTCTGACCGGCGCGCAGGGCGCCGGCACGGTTTTTTTCTCCCACTGCACCATGAAGTGCGTCTTCTGCCAGAACTATGCCGTCAGCCACCAAGGGCGGGGCATCGACGTGAGCGTGGAACGCCTGGCCGAAATTTTTCTCGAACAGCAGCGGCGCGGCGCCGCCTCGCTCGATCTGGTGACGCCGACGCATTACGTGCCGCAGATCGTCGAGGCGCTCGATCGGGGCAAAGCGAACGGTTTTTCCCTGCCGGTCGTGTACAACTGCGGCGGCTACGAGCTGCCGGAGACGATCGAAACGCTGCGCGGCTCCGTGGACGTGTTCCTGCCCGATCTGAAATACTGCGACGATTCCCTGGCGGTGCGATACTCCAACGCGCCGGATTATTTTCACTACGCCTCGGCGTCGATCGGGAAGATGTTCGAGATCGCGGGGCCGTTCGTGATGAAAGACGGGCTGATGACCCGCGGCGTACTGGTGCGGCATCTGATCCTGCCGGGGCACTCCCGCGACAGCCTGAGGCTGCTGGATTATCTGTGGAGTACTTTCGGTTCGGACATCTGCGTGAGCCTGATGAACCAGTTCACGCCCATGCCGCAGGCCGCTGGCTGCCCCGAGCTGAATCGCCGCCTGACGACGTACGAGTACGACAAGGTGCTGGCCCACGCCGAAAAGCTCGGCATGGAAAATTGCTTCGTCCAGCGCGGCCGGACGGCGATGGAAAAATTCATTCCCGTCTTCGACGGACGCAACGTCGCCCGCGATGAAGAAACATAAACGCAGCGGCTGGAAGAACAGTGCGGCTGACCGCGTCTTCTTCCAGCCGCTGCGTTGTTTTGCGATTGTGGTTCGCGCCGGAGTCGGAAAAATGCGGAGCAATCGCTTACGCGAATAATACTGTTTCTTAATTAAAGAGCCGAACGCAAGGGCGCTGCAGCGTTCGCGCATGGGTCGTTTTCCTCTTCTCCTCGTAGGGTCGTTCCGCTTGCAACGCCGAAAGAGCTGAATATTTCGACTTCTGGCGATCATTTGCTCCTGGCGAAAAATCCACTTGTCATGCCCGGCGCGGGGATGCTATAATTCCCCGTGTCGTGCGAGGCGCGTTGCGAGGGTGGCGGAATTGGCAGACGCGCCAGACTTAGGATCTGGTGCCTTCGGGCGTAGGGGTTCAAGTCCCCTCCTTCGCACCAAGTTCATAAGTTTTCAGTCTGGATCGTTAGCTCAACTGGCAGAGCATCTGACTCTTAATCAGAGGGTTACAGGTTCAAGTCCTGTACGATCCACCAGGGTATTTCTCCCGGCTTTTCACGCCGGGTTATTTTGTATCGTTCGCTGGTGACGAAGAGCGTGACGGCAGCAGACGGAAACGGCCGTCTGTTTTCACAATTGAACAATCTGACGCGGGGAGCTGGAAACGGCTGAGAGGAAGCGCTGAGCTTCGACCCGGAACCTGAATTGGATAATGCCAACGGAGGGATGTAAGATGTGTGAACGAACGTAATGGCGGTGTCCGAGAGGGCACCGCTTTTTTTGTCGGGAATCGTCCGGACCGGCAGTGAAGCCGGCGTCGGCGCCGCACAGACAGATGAGCAAGAAAGAGAGCGAAAGCTTTTTAGGAGCATGTTTTCAAGGAGGCGTCCATGAATAATTTACGAGTCAGAAAAATCGCGTTTACGGCCGTTCTGGCCGCGTTCGCCGTGGTGGGATCGTTTATTTCTTTTCCCGTGTTCGGGGCCAAGTGCGCGCCGGCGCAGCATCTGGCCAACATTCTCGGCGCCGTCTTCCTCGGCCCTCTATGGAACGTGGCGGCGGCGTTCGTCGCCAGCCTGATCCGCAACCTCATCGGCGCCGGCACGCCGCTTGCGTTCCCCGGGAGCATGTGCGGTGCGCTGCTTGCCGGCGTCATGTACCGCGCGGTCCGGCGGCTCCCCGCCGCCTGGCTGGGGGAGATCGCCGGCACGGGGATTATCGGCGGGATGCTGTCCTATCCCGTGGCGCGTTTTGTACTGGGAAACGAGAAAGCCGCGCTGCTGACCTTCGTCGTGCCGTTTCTGATCAGCTCTGCCGGCGGCGCGGCGATCGGCGCGGTGATCACCGTCGCCATGGAAAAATTAGGGCTGCTCGAAGCTGAGCGTTTTTTCTCGGGACAACGGCATGGCGACGCTCGCTGAACTGTGGGCGGTGTGGGAGAAGATTTCCCGCCGCCGTCCTCTCGTCCACTGCATCACGAACCCGGTGACCGTGAACGACTGTGCCAATGTCCTGCTGGCTGCCGGTGCGCGTCCCTTCATGGCCGCCCATCCCGACGAAGTGGAAGAAGTGCAGCTCCATGCCGACGCACTGGTGATCAACCTGGGGGCGATTTCGCAGCTGGATTCCATCGGAAAAGCGGCGCGGCGGGCCGTTGCGTGCGGGCATCCGATCATCGTCGATCCGGTCGGCGTTTCCGCTTCGTCGCTCCGTCGCCGCAGCTGCATTGAGCTGCTGGAAGAATTTCACGTGGCCTGCGTGCGCGGCAACGGCGCGGAGATTCGCGCCCTGCTCAGCGATACGGGAACGGCGGCGGGCGTCGACGCGGACGAGGAGACGGCGGCCGCCGAAGTCGCGTCTGCTCTGGCGCGGCGGCATGGCTGCACGGTCGTTTCCTCCGGGGCTGTCGATGCGGTGACCGACGGACGTCGTGCGTTCGGCGTCAGTAACGGCGACGCGATGATGACCCGCGTCACGGGCATGGGCTGTATGCTGTCGTCGCTGCTTGGCGCCGCTTATGCGGTCGAAAGTTCTCCGCTCGCGGCCGCCGCCGTCTGCGCCGCCGTGGAGCTGAGCGGCGAGCTGGCCGCCGCCGGAACGCGCTCGGCGCGCCGCGGTCCGGCGCATTTCCGCGACCTGTTCGTCGACACTCTTTACAGCCTCGATGAGGCTCAATTCATGGGAGGAGCAAAATATTCCGAGGGCTGAACGTTCTCCGCTCCTTCCTCACACGAGACGGAGCGCATGGTATAATCAAAAAGAAAAATAATCGACGCTTGCGCTGGGGTTGCTGAGGAAATGTCCGGCGGGGGCCGGAGTTTTTGTTTCCGACGCGGCGAGGAGGGCGCGGCGCGGAGTCCGTTCTTGCGCCGCGGGATTCGGGGCAGAGGAAGGGGTTTTCTTTATGGATTCGCGAATTATGCATCAGCTGACGTACGGCCTTTTTGTGCTCAGCGCGGCGGAAAACGGCAAGGACAACGGCTGCATCGTCAACACGGTAACGCAGGTGTCGGCAGCCCCCGTCCATGTGACTGTCTCGGTCTGCAAACAGAATTACACTCACGACATGATCGCGCGCACGGGGCGGTTCAACGTGGCGATCCTCGATACCACGGCGCCGTTCGAACTGTTCCAGCGCTTCGGCTTCCAGAGCGGGCGCGGCGCCGACAAATTTGCCGGCGTTGAGACCATCCGCACGGCCAACGGAATTCTGGTCCCGACCGAACACGTGAACGCGTGGTTCTCGGGAAAAGTCCTGCAAACGTGGGAACTGGGCTCGCATTCGCTGTTCCTCGCGGACATCGAGGGCGGAGAGATCATGTCCGGCACAGAGCCGGCGACGTACGCCTTCTATCACGAGAACGTCAAGCCCCGGCCGCAGGCGGGCAAGAAAAAAGGCTGGCGCTGCAAGATCTGCGGCTACGTGTACGAAGGCGAAGAATTGCCGCCTGATTACGTGTGCCCGCTCTGTAAACACGGCGCGTCCGATTTCGAGCGGATCGAGTAGTTTGGGAAAAAAGAACGAGGACACGTTTGGGAACGCGTCCGGGATTTATAGCGAGGTATGAAATGGAAACGAAGAAAAAAGTGGCGCTGCTGTTCGGCGGCCAATCGTCGGAGCACGAGGTGTCCTGCGTTTCGGGCGCGACGGTGGCCCGCAATATCGACAGGGAAAAATACAACCTGCTGCTGATCGGCATCACCAAAGAAGGGCGTTGGCTCCACGTCGAGTCGGTCGATCAGATCGCTTCGGGCGAGTGGCGTCAGAGCCGCAAAGGCGCGGCGCTGCTGCCGGACGCGGCGCTGAAAAGCGTTCTGCTCAGCGACGAAGGCCGCTTTTCCCTCGAGCGCGTGGACGTGCTCTTCCCCGTCCTGCACGGCCTTTACGGCGAAGACGGCTGCCCGCAGGGCATCGCGGAGCTGGCGCAGATCCCTTACGTGGGCTGCGACGTGCTGTCGTCGGCGGCGACGATGGACAAAGCAACGACCAAGGCCGTTCTGGAGCGCTGCGGCATCCCGCAGGCGCGTTACGCGGCGTTTCGCCGTGAAGAGCTGGACGATATGGACGGCGTCGTGCGCCGCATTGAATCCGCGCTGAGCTATCCCGTTTTCGTCAAGCCGTCCAACGCCGGTTCGTCCTGCGGCGTCTCCAAGGCGGGGAGCCGCGCGCAGCTTGTCGAAGCGCTGGAACTCGCCGCCGCTCAGGACTGCAAGGTGATCGCCGAAGAAACCATCGTCGGGCGTGAACTGGAATGCGCGCTCCTCGGCGGCTGGGACGCCGAAGCCAGCGGCGTGGGCGAGATCCTCGCCGGAGCCGAGTTCTACGATTACGACGCCAAATACCGCAGCAGCGCTTCGCGCACCGTCGTCGACGCGCCGCTGCCGGCGGGGAAACGCGAAGAGATCCGCGCCATGGCGAAAAAAATCTTCCGCGCCATGGACTGCCGCGGCCTTTCGCGCGCCGACTTCTTCCTCGAAAAAGGCACGGAGCGCGTCGTCTTCAACGAGATCAACACCATCCCCGGCTTCACGGCCATCAGCATGTACCCCAAGCTTTGGGAAGCAGCCGGCGTGCCGCTGCCCGCCCTGGTGGAGAAATTGATCGAAGGCGCCGCCGTCACGCGGCGGCGTCGCTGAGAAGAAAACGATCCGGAATGTAAGAAAAAACAGGGGAGTCATGGCCGATATCGGCCGCGACTCCCCTGTTTTTATACTGTTTCTTGATAAAAGCGCTAATATAGCTTGCCGGGCGCCGCGAGGGAGTTCAGTCGCTCAGAACTACCTCGACTGCTGCGCAGTCTGCGCAGCTCGCTTTGTGAATCTCCCTCGCAGCGCCTCTGTGTTCGTCATTTCAATTGAGAAATAATATTATTCGCAGGGCGTGACAGGGGGACGTCTTCGTTTCCGATACTCGCCGTCAATGAAGCTTTTTGCCGGGCGCGAAACGAATGTTTTCGTTCAGAGCGCGGAAAGAAATTTTTGAACGGCGGGCTGCTGCGCCGTTCAGGAGCGGCACAACGCAGGAGGCGATATCCATTCTCAGCTGGAATTGGCAGGAGGGGGGGGGAAAGGCGGCGCTGCGTCGTTCCATAAAGAAAATTCGAATCTATCATCGGCAGCTCTTCAATTTTCGCGTACGAAACGCCGCCGCGGTGCTCCGTGTTCATCTTTTGCCTCTCTTGTAATTACTTTATCGAATATTTTTAATCGAAATCATTCTCTTTGTAAATTATATTTTTTGTGCTAAACTGTTTGATATAGGTTAGTTAAAGCTAATATCATTGAAGCAGGAATAAAGGAAGAGAGATTTTGTGACGAATGAAACGACGTCTGCACTTGTCAACCGCGTGCGCCGCGTTTTTGCCCCTGGCGGCGCCGGCCGGGCAGGCTGAAACCGCGTCTTGCGACGTTCCGTCTGCGTTCGAACTGATTGTCGCCGGCGGGCGGCGGTCATGAAAGACGGAAGATTTGCGGAGATCGTGCCGGCGGAACGTCTCGAACCGATCGGGAAGCGAACGTTGGCAAAAAGTTTCGCGGACGGCGAGCCGCACGTTTGCGCGCGTCCGTAAGGCGAAGGGGAGGAACGCGGTGCGCGACAAAAAACGTGACATGACTCGGGGCGTCATATGGAAAAATCTGCTGATCTTCTTTCTGCCGATTCTGGCCGGAAATTTCTTTCAGCAGTTTTACACGACCGCGGACGCGGTGATCGTCGGGCAGTTCGTCGGGAAAAACGGTTTGGCGGCCGTGGACTCCGTTTACAGTCTGCTGAAGTTGCCGGTCAATTTTTTCGTGGGACTGTCCGGCGGGGCGGCCATCATC
This window harbors:
- the rapZ gene encoding RNase adapter RapZ, producing MLPKKLLIITGLSGSGKSSVLHLLEDQGFFTVDNIPVGMLPELIGILSQHPKALENGVAAVIDVRSLDLPDCLPRVLDDLKRKGVDVQILFLEASEDVLLRRYSLTRRRHPLGFMNSLLEGIGLERKQLAQFRRIADRIIDTSALSSAQLRAEIFSILARNPAGLQVTVSSFGFKYGVALDADFMLDVRFLVNPYYVETLKHLSGRDEPVQKYIYSDPMASSFLHQSLELFESIIPVYHFSGKNYLQIAIGCTGGRHRSVFAAEWLSERLGRIDGVECRIKHRDLERDERGGRKS
- a CDS encoding flavin reductase, with product MDSRIMHQLTYGLFVLSAAENGKDNGCIVNTVTQVSAAPVHVTVSVCKQNYTHDMIARTGRFNVAILDTTAPFELFQRFGFQSGRGADKFAGVETIRTANGILVPTEHVNAWFSGKVLQTWELGSHSLFLADIEGGEIMSGTEPATYAFYHENVKPRPQAGKKKGWRCKICGYVYEGEELPPDYVCPLCKHGASDFERIE
- the thiM gene encoding hydroxyethylthiazole kinase → MATLAELWAVWEKISRRRPLVHCITNPVTVNDCANVLLAAGARPFMAAHPDEVEEVQLHADALVINLGAISQLDSIGKAARRAVACGHPIIVDPVGVSASSLRRRSCIELLEEFHVACVRGNGAEIRALLSDTGTAAGVDADEETAAAEVASALARRHGCTVVSSGAVDAVTDGRRAFGVSNGDAMMTRVTGMGCMLSSLLGAAYAVESSPLAAAAVCAAVELSGELAAAGTRSARRGPAHFRDLFVDTLYSLDEAQFMGGAKYSEG
- a CDS encoding radical SAM protein → MDLSSCDLCPRRCGANRRAGQKGWCGAGELARVALVSLHRWEEPCLTGAQGAGTVFFSHCTMKCVFCQNYAVSHQGRGIDVSVERLAEIFLEQQRRGAASLDLVTPTHYVPQIVEALDRGKANGFSLPVVYNCGGYELPETIETLRGSVDVFLPDLKYCDDSLAVRYSNAPDYFHYASASIGKMFEIAGPFVMKDGLMTRGVLVRHLILPGHSRDSLRLLDYLWSTFGSDICVSLMNQFTPMPQAAGCPELNRRLTTYEYDKVLAHAEKLGMENCFVQRGRTAMEKFIPVFDGRNVARDEET
- a CDS encoding D-alanine--D-alanine ligase family protein gives rise to the protein METKKKVALLFGGQSSEHEVSCVSGATVARNIDREKYNLLLIGITKEGRWLHVESVDQIASGEWRQSRKGAALLPDAALKSVLLSDEGRFSLERVDVLFPVLHGLYGEDGCPQGIAELAQIPYVGCDVLSSAATMDKATTKAVLERCGIPQARYAAFRREELDDMDGVVRRIESALSYPVFVKPSNAGSSCGVSKAGSRAQLVEALELAAAQDCKVIAEETIVGRELECALLGGWDAEASGVGEILAGAEFYDYDAKYRSSASRTVVDAPLPAGKREEIRAMAKKIFRAMDCRGLSRADFFLEKGTERVVFNEINTIPGFTAISMYPKLWEAAGVPLPALVEKLIEGAAVTRRRR
- a CDS encoding gluconeogenesis factor YvcK family protein, producing the protein MTLLFAVALIFVGGCLAGGVTVSLLFRNSRRVRSFISKRTNEREAAAAAVQLRLAGGPHFVAVGGGTGLSSLLKGLKGYTRNIVALVTVTDEGGSSGRLVRDWGMLPPGDIRNCLVALSENDDQLRAFMNFRFGQGDLKGHSLGNLILLAATEQSGDFKNAVELVNSLLAIRGRVLPITTENVTLVAETNDGTTLRGELAVAERGRDIRRIRLEPSGVKPVREAFSLLHHADMVILGPGSLFTSVIPNLLVEDFTAALRTSKRPVVYVANLMTQPGETSGMTQLNHVQWVAKALGRYPDAVVLSEDVIPEPLREKYHAQGAEPLSLGRQDEEFLISKGCQVFRASLLQIQESGVVRHHSARLAEALMRINRKLNDGYEL
- a CDS encoding phosphoglycerate kinase, giving the protein MLRLRGISEAPLEGKKVLVRVDFNVPFKDGKVKDNSRIVAHKKTIDALLAGGARVTMVSHFGRPKGQVVPEMSLGQIREDAEKGLGHPVRFVPECVGPEVEAAVAAQKPGDLLLLENSRFHAEEQKNDPEFSKLLAKPFDLFVMDAFSASHRGDCTTEGVAHVLPAYAGFLIAREVEALERVKSDPEKPYVLVLGGAKVSDKIGVIEHMLDTADTILIGGGMAFTFLSVRGGTIGTSLYDAEHVDFAKDVLARAAAKGVKILLPTDVIAAAEIGDEVQCSVVPASSVPDGLMGLDIGPETATAFAAEIAKARTVLWNGPMGVFENKPFAAGSRAVAEALAAATAKGAFTVVGGGDTASAVKKFGLKDAMSHVSTGGGASLEYCEGKSLPGIAALEMK
- the thiW gene encoding energy coupling factor transporter S component ThiW, coding for MNNLRVRKIAFTAVLAAFAVVGSFISFPVFGAKCAPAQHLANILGAVFLGPLWNVAAAFVASLIRNLIGAGTPLAFPGSMCGALLAGVMYRAVRRLPAAWLGEIAGTGIIGGMLSYPVARFVLGNEKAALLTFVVPFLISSAGGAAIGAVITVAMEKLGLLEAERFFSGQRHGDAR
- the whiA gene encoding DNA-binding protein WhiA, encoding MKISTEQWDEWFLAPVTDAVSAESELSGIVACMNKQIVGTEVRISSSRLWVYRRFRRLWPCVRWNGEANLSEILRVQDRKVAIVLPQSLYGTILAKRRRRDFIRWAWARGVFGCAGSVYNPKRGYYCIMRFHDASLARNMSELLKGSEITFSVRDKENVRELTIRDLQQIMRFCYFVSMSALAQNLEKRSIMRGSRDLANKQANCDSANIRRSVATSRQHVAVIDFLRRLDVKLIPEKLIPLARARLENPEATLSDLGDLLRPQVSKSTVKYRLKKLLAIAEEAGFDSSKQP
- the gap gene encoding type I glyceraldehyde-3-phosphate dehydrogenase, with product MSKVRVAISGFGRIGRLVLRAMSEYDKKGLFEVVAVTRHSASADQMAYLFKYDSVHGRFNGTVGAESDSIVVDGRKILCVKPENDVYPWKELGVDLVIEATGKNVTAEKAGAHIACGAKKVVITAPGKGDGVATFVMGVNEEKYDPAKDHIVSNASCTTNCLAPIAKILNDAFGIEKGLMTTVHSYTGDQNLVDKSHKKSNYRARAAACSMVPTTTGAAKAVALVIPALKGKLSGMALRVPTPDVSIVDLTFVPGRAVTADEVNAAVKKAAEGALAPYVGYVTDECVSADFIHDDRSSIFAPDQTIEMNGLVKVFAWYDNEWGYSCRCVDLVNYVISKGL